The region TAATCTCGGGCGGTTATAGCCAATCCACCGCGTCAATGCCAGTAAAATCAGCGGCCCTCTGCCGCCCGGGCGATTGCAATGAAATCCGCTGCTTTCAGGCTGGCCCCGCCAACCAGCGCCCCGCCCACCTCCGGCAGGCTGAAAATATCAGCGGCATTGTCCGGCTTGACCGAGCCGCCGTAAAGTATCGGCACATCCCGGTATTCCGATGAGACAGAACAGAGCACCGCGCGGATATGCGCGTGCATGAGTTCGATATCCCCGGGGCTGGCGACCTTGCCGGTGCCGATAGCCCATACAGGTTCATAAGCGACAGCAACGGAAGATGCCGCCACCCCTTCGGGAAGCGAAGAGATGACCTGGGTTTCAACCACGTCATTGGCGGCACCGCTTTCCCTTTCTGCAAGGGTTTCGCCGACACAGATCATGGCCTTGAGGCCGCAAGAGACCGCCTGACCTGCCTTTGCTGCCACATCCGCGCTCGTCTCGCCGTGATCAGCCCGCCTTTCGGAATGACCGGTGAGCACCCAGCTGCATCCCGCCTCCACCAGCATCGGGGCGGCTATATCTCCTGTATGCGCGCCGGAAAGGCTGGCGTGGCAGTCCTGCCCGCCAACAGCGATCTGACCTGAATAATTTGCCGCAACGACAGTATCAATCAGCACCGCAGGCGGGAAGACGATCATGTTTACCTGCTTTGCCGCCTCGCGCTGATACGCCGCCAGATCCGCCATCAGCCCTGCGCTGTCCTGACGGTTCATGTTCATTTTCCAGTTGCCTGCAATTATCATGACTGCCCTCATTGCCTTTATGTTTATTTGTCTATCAAAAAAACCGGCAGAAAACCACCCGCGGATGGAAGGGGGCAGAAGATGAAACAAAACATGCATTCAGTCTCCCTTGCGCGTGACTTGACGCGCCAGCCATGCTAGGTAGGTTTTACGAAGAATATCTCTATCAATTCCAGGAAAGACAACGGGTCACTCCATGCTCAATTCTCTTCGCACCGGCGCCAAATCTCTTCCCATGCGTATTTTTCTCATCACCCTTGCCGTTGGCTTTGCCATGTGGGGTATTGGTGATGTGTTCCGGGCTGTTTCAACAAGCGACAGCGCGATCCGCATCGGCGATGTCAATGTCACCCCGCTCAAGGTTGCCGAAGAATTCGATCGCTCCCGCCGGACCTATTTTCCCGGTGCAAACAACAGCGAAGCCATCGCCTCGGGGCTGCTCAACAATATCGTCTCCGAAATGGCCCGCCGCGCCCTTTTCGTGGCCGAAGGTGAGCGTATCGGTCTTGCCGTCACCCGCAAGATGCAGAAAGATACCCTCGGGCGTGAAACGGCTTTCCTCGACGATGCCGGGCAGTTCAGCGTCATCCGATTTCAGGATGCGCTCAGCCGGGCCGGCCTGACCGAAACCCGGTATCTTGAATATATCAATGACGCGCTGATGCGGGATCAGGTCCTGACGGCACTGAATATCGGGATTGTCTACCCTGCTTCGATTTCGGAAGAGCTGGCCCGCTGGCGGCTTGAGCATCGTGTCGTTGCGGTCGGCAATATTCCGGTTGATATCGACGCCGTTCCGGCGCCGGGCGAGGCGGAGCTCAATGCCTGGTATGCGGAAAACAGTTCAGGCTTTGACAGCCCTGATCTCAGATATGTAACCGCGGCCGTCCTGTCGCCGGATGTGCTGATGGAAAAGGTGACCCTTTCGGATGCGAGCCTCAACGACGCGTATGAAAGCCGGATTGATACCTACCGCTCCCCGGAAGAACGCAAACTCCGCCAGATGATCTTTACCGATGCCGGTGATGCTGACACCGCCCGCTCACGGCTTGATGGCGGCGAAGAATTCACGGCGATCGCCAAAGACATGCTAAGCCTTGACGGGGATGATACAGACCTCGGCACCCTCAGCCGTGATGATCTCACCGAAGAACTGGCCGAGGCGGCCTTTTCCGCAAGCGAAGGCCAGTGGGCCGGGCCGGTCAAGACCGCCCTTGGCCATCATCTCATTCTCGTGGAAAGCGTCACGCCTGCAACGGTGCTTTCGCTCGATGATGTCCGCGCGGAGCTTGAAGATGAACTCAAGCGTGAACAAGCCACCGATCTTGTCTATCAGCGTGTTGCCAGCCTTGAAGATGCCCTGGCAAGCGGCGCCACCATCGAGGAAGCGGCAAAATCCTCGGATGCGGAACTTGTCATCATCGCCGGCATGGACCGCAACGGCCGCGATATAGACGGCAATACCCTAGATGGGATTGCCGGTGACACGCTTTTCCGCCAGTCGGTCTGGACGGCGGAGCCGGGACAGGACGGGCTGGTTGAAGAAGCCAATGCAGATACATTCTTTGTCCTGCGTCTTGATCGTGAAGAAGAAAAGCGTCCACGTGATCTGGCCGAAGTCCGTATCCGGGCCATCGAAGCGATGCGCCTTGAAACCGCGATCCGCAACGCCCGCGAGAAAGCCGAGATGATTTCAAGCGCAACCGACCCGAAGGAGGCGGCAAGAAAGGCTGGAATATCCCTTGAAACCAGCACGCCGATGCGCCGCGACGGGGTCGGTTTCGATAATGCCGATGCCCGGCTCATCGCCAATGAGGCCTTTACCCTTGAGGTTGACGAAACCAGCTATATCGAAACCGGCAGGGCGGCGATTGTCATCATGGTGGAGGCTGTCACCCCGGCCGATGAAGATGCGGTTCGCGCCGAAACCGAGCGGTTCCAGGCAAATCTTGGTGAATCTGTGGCCCAGGGGGTCGAGTTCACCCTTGCCAATGGCCTTAACGGTATTCATGACATTGACGTGAATATCACCAGCGTCCAGCAGCTTCTTCTCGGGTCAGGAAACTGATGCAGGTTACCCCCAGCCGTGATCAGATACACCATGTGCTGAGCGATACCAGCCACGGGACCATCATGTTCACCCAGCTGGTGGCTGACCTTGAGACACCTGTCTCGGCCATGATAAAGCTTGGCGCAGATCAGCCCTATTCCTGTCTTCTGGAATCGGTGGAGGGCGGCAATGTCCGGGGCAGGTTTTCGGTCATTGCGCTTGACCCGGACCTGATCTGGACATGCGATGAAACCAGCGCCCACCGGCTCACCCCCGATGGTGAGAAGATGGGTTCAACTTCTGATGATCCTTTTGCCTCCCTGAGGGAGCTGATCGAGGAATCTTCCCTTGATATACCGGCAAATCTGCCGCCCATGTCGGCCGGGCTTTTCGGCTATTTCGGGTATGAGATGATCCAGTTCATGGAACGTATCCCCATCAGCAATCCCGATACGATCAACGCCCCCAATGCCATGCTGATGCGGCCACAGATCGTGGTGATTTTTGACCGCCTCAAGGATGAAATGACGATCTGCACCCCCATCCGCAAGACTGAAACCGGATCAGCGGAAGACAGCTGGGACAGAGCCTATGAGCGGCTTTCTTCAACGGTTGAGGCGCTGAACACGCCGCTCAACCAGGAAGAGAAAATTGAGACCACCGGTCCTCTGCCGGAATATACCTCTAATGTGGAAAAGCCCACCTTCCTTGGTATGGTGAAAAAAGCGGTCGAATACATCAAGGCTGGTGATATCTTTCAGGTCGTGCTTTCGCAGCGGTTTTCCGTTCCCTTCACCCTGCCGCCAATCAGCCTTTATCGCGCGCTCAGACGGCTCAATCCTTCGCCTTTCCTCATCCTTTTCAACATGAAGGATATGTCGCTCGTCGGATCAAGCCCGGAAATTCTGGTCCGTCTCCGTGATGGCAAGGTCACGATACGTCCCATCGCCGGCACGCGCCCGCGCGGGAAAACCCCGGAAGAGGACGCAAATCACGCATCCGATCTCATTGCCGATATCAAGGAACGCGCGGAACACCTGATGCTTCTTGATCTCGGCCGCAACGACACAGGCAGGGTCTCCAAACCCGGAACGGTAAGGCTGGTGGACAGTTTCACCATCGAGCGCTACAGCCATGTGATGCATATCGCCTCCGAAGTCGAAGGGGAGATCAGGGACGATATGGATGTTGTTGATGCGCTGAAAGCTGGGTTTCCCGCTGGCACCGTTTCCGGTGCTCCCAAGATCAGGGCCATGGAAATCATTGATGAACTTGAGCCATGCCGTCGCGGCCCCTACGGTGGTGCGGCCGGATATATTTCCGCCGATGGTGATATGGATACCTGCATTGTACTGCGGACGGCCATTCTGAAAGACGGGATGATGCACGCCCAGGCAGGCGCCGGCATTGTCTATGACAGCAAGCCTGACATGGAATTCGAGGAAACCGTCAACAAGGCGATGGCACTTATCCGCGCCGCCGCCGAAGCAACTAACATGCATCGGGAAACGTCGAACAACTGATCGGTGGCGACACGCCCTCCCCTATCCGGCAACAGGCCAGAAAGTAATTCACTTTCAATTCAAGATAAAGGATGACCGCAAGCTGAAATTGGTTGTATCCTTTCATAAGTTTCACTTTTTGGTCTTGGATATCTCCGTCATGCTGGAAACCTGGGTGTTCGTTACAATCATAGCGGCGGTGGCCCAGACGTTCCGCAGCGCCATCCAGAAACGGATGAAACCGGTGATCGGTGACAGCGGGGCAAGCTATATCCGGTTTTCCTATGCCGTGCCTTTTGCCTGGATCTGGGTGCTTGGATATCAATCCTATACCGGCCTTGCCTTGCCAGTACCTGATGCCGGGTTCTGGTTCTGGGTTGTGCTGGCAAGCCTGATGCAGGTGCTTTTTACCGTCCTGCTGATCCGTCTTTTCTCCCACCGCACCTTCGCTGCGGGTACGGCGTTTTCCAAAACCGAAGTCCTGCAGGCGGCAATCTATGAAGCGTTGATCCTTGGGGTTGTGGTATCTGTTCTGACCGGAACAGCCATTATCCTCGGCGCGGTTGCCGTGGTGATGCTCTCGCTTGCCAAGGCGGATTTCCGTGAAAAGGGGCTTATTGCCACCCTTCTTTCAACACAGACGCTGATCGGCCTTGCCAGCGGGTCCTTCCTCGGGTTGTCGACGGTATTCTTCAAGGCAGCGGTGCTGGAACTCGACGGCGGGGACTGGCTCCTCAATGCCGGATTCACCGGTGCGATGGCGGTGGTGGTTCAGACACTCGGGATGGGTATCTGGATGTTTGTCTCCTCACGTCATGAGCTTGTTGCAAGTTTTCGTCACTGGAAGCAATCCTTCGGGGCGGGTTTCTTTGGTGCGGTTGCAACCGCCGCCTGGTTCACCGCCTTCACCCTTCATGCGGTTGCGCCGGTTCGTGCCGTCGGGCAGATCGAGCTCTTGATCACCATTGGCGTGTCGCTGTTCTATTTCAAGGAAACAGTTAGCCGGATCGAGTTGCTGGCCATACTGATGCTGGCCATTTCCATTATCATGGTATTGCTTGGGTAATGATGGAAAAACTGAAGATATTCCGGTTCTGGCTGCTGCTCCTTGCCTGGCTTTCGGCGGTGCTTCAGATCGTGCTTGGCCGGTATTTTGAGCCTATCTCCGTCATCGGGGTGACGATCTTCACCGTCTATATCGTGCTGACCCTCCCCTACCTGAAAAGAGACAGCCTGATCATCATCAGTTTTCTTCTGCTGCTCGGCGTGTTGATCATCCCCTCGATGCCTGATCATGAGACACTTCTAGGGGCCGGACGATTCATGCTGATCTTCGCGGGGCTCGTGCCCACCATGGCGCTGGTCAAACATACCGCCATGACCATGCCGTCGGTGCGCAAGACACAAGAAGCCCTGGGGGAATTACCGCCGGAAGCCTCGGCCGCAGGATTGCAGCTGGCCGGTCATGCCTTTGGCGGCGTCATCAATACAGGCACCTTTGCCATGCTTTCCGCCGCGCTGCCTGAAAACAGCAGCCTTCAGCGCCGCAAGACCGCCGCCCTCGCCGCCCTCCGGGGGATGAATTCCTCGGCGGTCTGGTCGCCGTTTTTTGTGGCTTTCGCGATTGGCCAGAGTTTCATCGATGCCCATTCATCCTGGGTTGCGATAGGGTATGGGGTGCTGATTTCCTTCTTGTTTACACTCTCTTGTCTGTTTGCGTTCACGCCCGGGCTCAATCTCTCCATCCTGCGATCTTCGCTGATCTGCCTCAAGCCCGTTTCACTCAGGCTTCTGGTGGTGCTGGTATCGGTTCTTGGCGGGGCGCTCATCTTCAAACTGACGGCTCTTTCCGCCGTGGTTTCCGTGATGCCCCTGCTTATCCTCATCCAGTTCCTGCGTCACCCCGGCAATGTATCATCGATACTCGCGAAGACGACCACATCACTCAAATCCACGGCGGATGATATTGTGGTCATTTCATCGGCAATGCTGCTCGGCTATCTTGTGACACGCACCGGCGGGGTTGCATTGATCCTAGAGCATTTCAGCACCAGTGCCTCACCTGCATGGGTGGCGCTGATCACGACGCCGGTTGTCATGATGCTGGCTTCGGTTATCGGCATTCATCCGGTAATTTCCAGCACCATTCTCTTGTCTATTTTCAGCGGCAGTGGATCCGATGCCGATCCGGCGCTGCTGATGCAGTCGCATCTTATCGGCTGGGCGGCGGGGACCATGAGTTCGGTTGCTTCTCTTTCGGTCATCACCTGCACGACACTTTATGAGGTATCGTCGCGCGAGCTTGCCATGGGCGCCAATCTGACCGCCGCATTCGGGCTCGCATTTGGCGGTGGCGTGGTGCTCACGCTCATCAATCTGATCATTGGATAAAGCGTCAGCCGCCGAGGAACAGCCGCCCGACTTCCGGGTTGTTCAGGAGGTCATTGCCAATATCAGCGATAGCGGTTTCCCCAGATACCAGCACATAGCCTATATCGGCAAATTCCAGCCCTTTTTTGGCGTTCTGCTCAACCATGATGATGGTCTTGCCATCTTTGCGCTGCAGATCGTCAAGAATTTCGAACACCATGTCGATAAAGCGCGGCTCAAGCCCGATAGAAGGCTCATCCACCAGAAGAACATTCGGCTCCATGACCAGCGCACGCGAGATTTCAAGAAGACGCCGCTCCCCTCCTGAAAGAACGCCGGCAGGCTTGTCGCGACGTTCGGCAAGGCGGCTGTATTTATCAAACACCATTTCTGCTGCGGCCTTCGCTTCGGCCGGCTTGTTCTTGAGGAAACCGCCCATCAGCAGGTTTTCTTCAACCGTCATGCCCGGGAAGACCGATTTATCCTGCAGGATATAGGCAATGCCGGCCTGCGCCAGTTTCTGCGACGGCGAGAGATTGGTCACATTCTTGCCATCGACCACGATACTGCCGGAGAAGATATTGGTAAAACCAAAGATCGAGTGCAGAACCGTTGATTTTCCCGCGCCGTTCGGGCCGATCAGGCAGAGAGACTGGCCCCGGCCGATCTTGAGGGTGAAATCATGCAGGATCTGCATCTTGCCATACCCGGCACAGAGTTTGTCTATGGTCATATAGACATCGTTGCCGGTGAGCGCTTCAAGCTCGGCAATGGTGGGGGCATTGACCGCGATACTGGCCGCTTCCTTCGCCACCTGGTCAACGGACATGACCACATCAACCTTGCCCATACCATAGCCGCTGGTGGGCTTGCTTGTGCCAGCCTTCTTTGATTTTTTAGCTGCCTTTTTGGCCGCAGGGCGTGACTTGGCCTTGGCGGCAGCTTTCCTGGATGATTTCTTGGCGGCTTTTTTCTTTGCTTCAGCCATCAATGGCCTCCCAGATACGCATCGATAACACGTTGATCATTCTGCAGGTCTTCCGGCTTGCCATCGGCAAGCATGTGACCATTCGACAGACAGTAGATATGTTCAGCAAGGTTCATGATCACCCGCATGTTGTGTTCAATCACACAAAGGGTGATCCCCAGCTCCTCGTTCGCCCGTTTGAGACGGTCAATAAGACCGTTGATCAGGGTCGGGTTGATCCCGGCTGTTGGCTCATCAAGCAGCAGCACTTTCGGCTCGTTCATCAATGCCATCGCAAATTCAAGCAGTTTCTGCTGGCCGAAGGAAAGATCGCCTGAAATAAGGTTCCGTTTCGAATAGAGGCCGACAAACTCAAGCAGGTTTTCGGCACGTTCCAGAATTTCCCCCTTGCGGCTGGCGAAAATCCCGTCACGGGCATCTTTCCGGTGAGATACCGAGATTTGCATATTGTCCACGCAATTCATCTCAGAATAAATGCGTGTCTGCTGAAAGGTACGAAGCAACCCAAGCCTGGCGATAGGCCCGACGCGGAGTTTCGATATTTCCCTGCCATCGAAACTGATTGACCCTTCATCAATCGGGTGATAGCCGACAATCGAATTGAACAAGGTGGATTTACCGCATCCGTTCGGGCCGATGATACCGGTGATCGATCCTTCCTTGACCGTCATCGAAATATCGACATTCGCCCTGACCCCGCCAAAGGATTTCGAAACATTCCTGACTTCAATAATATCGCGGGCCATGGCTCAACCTCCCTTGATGTCTTCGCGTGAAGATGTATCGACGGTTATGCCGAACATTTCAGGGAATTTCGTCTGCAACCATCCCATGATGCCCTGCTGAAAATAGACGATATTGACAATCAGAAGCAAGCCAAGGGCGATCCACTGGAAGCCAAGAAGAAGGGTCCATGCCGTATCCTTGATCACATGGAAGATGATGGCACCAAGAACCGGCCCCCAGAGAGTCCCCTTCCCGCCCAGCAACGCCGATGCAACCATGAAGATACCAAAGGTAGGAATAGGATAGGCAACTTCCTTGTCGATAAATCCGATCATATTACCGACAACGGCACCAATGCAGCCCATAAAGAAAGCCGCAATCGCCCAGCCGATTCGCTTATAGGCAAGGGTGGGAATACCCATGGCCTCGGCTTTATCCTCGTCATCACGGATGGCGTTGATCGCCAGCCCGAACTGCGTTGAATAGAGCCAGCGAAGAAGGAAATGCGCGGCAATCGCGAAGGCAAAGCAAATTATGTAAAAGAAGGTTGATCTGAACTCAATATCACCGGGAAACAACGGCATCTGAATGCCAGATGGGCCACCGACATAGTCGATGGTTATGGTTATTTCCGCAGCCGCAATGGCAAGACCAAGCGAGCCGATGGCGAAATACGGTCCACGCAGGCCGAACATGAAGGAACTGAACACGAGTGAAAGCAAAAGCCCGACAAGACCTGCGGCCAGAATTCCAAGTGACAGACCCCAAAAATATTCAGCATCGGTGAATTCCGGCTTAATCGACCCCATTGCCGAAGTATATTCGCCGACACCACCTTCATAGAAGAAAGAAATCTGCACAATCGCCGAGACATACATACCCACCCCGAAGAAGGTAATGTTGCCAAGCGAATTATACCCCATCTGGCCGCCGAGCGTATCCCAGGTCGAGGCCATCAGAACCATAACCCACAAAAAAGCAATGGATAGCGTGTAGGCCGGGAAAAGGATTGGACCCAAAACGCCTAAAACCGCCAGCGATCCGTAGATTGTAAGTGAATGTTTTTCTTTCATCGTACCACCTGCCTGTTACGGCGCATCGTAATTTGTCTCCACATAAGTACCGAAAGCAGCACACCTACAGGGGCGGCATATTCGAGGGCGGATTCAAAAAAGCCACAATATTTTGTAAAGAGTCCAATACCAAAGGCCGATACGATGACCCCCGGCAGATTGCCAAGGCCTGCCGCCGTGACAATGGCGAATGACCCCATGGAATAGGTGATGCCATAGAAAGGCTGGATCACAAAGATGATGGAGACAAGTACGCCCGCCGCCCCGCATAATGCCGAATTAAAGGCAAAGGTAAAAGCGTAGACCCGGTCGGTGTTTATCCCAAGGACGCGCGCCGCACGCGGGTCCTGTGCTGTCGCTCTGATGGACTGACCCATCCGGGAACGCTTCATGAAAAGCACCACGCAAAAAGCGATGATCCCCGCCAGCCCAAGGGCAAGCAATTTGGATGACGGGACCGTCACCATGCTATCGAACGCTTCAAAGACAGGAAGCTGCATGTCAATTGTCTGCACCTCCGGCCCAAAAAACAGGTTGATCACCTGCTGCATCACCAGCGACAGGCCGAAGGTGGCCAGAAGAGAAACAAACATATCCTGATCAAGAATACGCTTGATCATCAGCAAATAAATCACCCAGCCATAAACAAACATGATGATCATGATGATTGGCAGAATGATCAAAAGCGGGATGTTGTACATATTCATCGCAAAGGCCAGATACCCCCCGAGGATAACGAAATCACCCTGAGCCAGATTCTTGATATTCATCACGCCCCAGACAAGCGCCAGGCCATATGCGCTCAAGGCAAAGATAGCTCCGATGAACACGCCTTCCAAAATGAGCTGAATATTGACGACCGGCGCCCATACCAACAACAACTGCAGATCATCCCACATGATTTCCTCTTTTCGAGTTACAAGGGCTTTCTAAATAAAATTGAAAAACATTTGGTTTAAGAAATGAGAGGGGAAAGCTTTAGGCTTTCCCCTCATATACCATTGCAACAGATTTAGTAGTCAATGTTCCGCGGGAAGATCATATCGCCGAACTTCTCGACAAGCTTGTATGAGCCATCAGCCTGAATTTGACGCATGAACATTGGCTTGGCAATGTTATTGCCAGCCTCGGAGAACTTGATGTTACCATAGAAGGTTTCCATCTCGACCGCCGAAATGGCGTCACGCACCTTGTCCTTGTCAAAGCTGTTGGCTGCCTCGAATGCTTCCTTGAAAACAATCACCGCTGCCGAGGCCTGAGCTGACTGATAAGGCACCTCAGTCGGGTAAAACTCACCATAATCGGCTTTGAAACCCTCATTCCATTGTGCTGCTGTACCGAAGTACTTGTCAGACTTGGAAAGTGTTTCAACCCATTGGGTCGGGCAAAGCAGACCGGTGGCCGTCTTCGGAAACTTTTCCTGAACCTTGGCTGCCTCGCAGTGTGTCAGGGCAACGATCGGAACATTTACCTTCATCTCGTCAAGCTGACGGACTGCGGTAGCCGCACCTTTGGAGTGGCCAGATACGATCAGCATATCAGGCTTCAGTGCCTTGACCTTGGTAAGGGTCGTGGACATATCGGAAAGATCAGCCGGAAGCTGATCATCTACGATCACCTGCATGCCGTATTCAGCAAGTTTCTCAAGAACACCAATACGAATATCGGCGGTGAAGGGGTCCCCCTCAAAAGCGACCGCGACGCGCAGTTTTGTTGGATCGTCGGTGCTGGCTGCTGCCATTTCGATTGCTGCCGGCAGATAGAGGTCAGTCGTCGACAGGACGCCAAACAGATACCGATACCCTTGGGTAAAGAGCGAGCGCGATGCACCTTCGGCTTCGACCATCGGAACCCCGAACTTTTCAGAGACCGGTGCAATCGCCTTGGTCAGACCGGATGAATACGGCCCGAGCATGTATTCCACGCCATCCTGCTGGATCAGACGTTCGGCAAGCTGGGCGCCACGAGCAGGTGTTGATTCATCATCGTAGTATTTCACCGCAAGTTTATACGACTTGCCGCCAACGTTGACACCACCCTTTTCGTTGATCACCTTCACCGCGTAATCATAGCCGCGCTGCGTATGCAGGCCGTTCGTAGCATATTTGCCGGTCAGCGAAATGGCTGAACCCAGGATAATGGTATCCCCTTCCACCTTGGCAAGAGCCGAACCAGAAAATGCAAGCGATGCTGCAATAGCAGCGCCGGCCACCATTGTTTTGATCGTAGAATGTTTCATTATATCCTCCAGTTGATTTAGTAAAAGATTAGATTAATTTTGTACTCTGTCCAGCATTAATCCCTAAAATATTTCTAAAAACCGATGGCCATCCCGTCTTTTCGCGGGTCTGAACCGGCAATAAGGAGTCCAGTATCAGGATCTCTAAGGATAGCCTGACCACCACCAATGGGCGAGGCCGGGTAGTCGAGAACATGTCCCCTGGCTTCCAGGGCCGAAGCGATTTCCGGTGCATATCCATCTTCGAGTTGGAGCACGCCGTCGATTGCAAAACTTCTCGGCGCATCAAGAGCTTCCTGCGGGTTGAGCCCCAAAGCAAAGAGATTGGAAAGCAGCATGGCATGGCCGCAGGCCTGATACTGACCGCCCATGACGCCGAATGGCCCGACCAATCTGTCACCATGCGTAATCATTCCCGGGATGATTGTATGTAGCGGCCTCTTGCCGCCCTTGATCACATTGGGGTGCGTTTCATCGAGGCGGAAGGCCCGGCCGCGTGACTGGAGAAGAACCCCGAATTCAGGCGTCGAAATACCTGAGCCGAAATCATCAAAGATCGAATTGATGAACGACACCGACATCCCGCTTTCGTCAACCGCGGCAAGATAGATCGTATGCGGATGATCCGGAAAATCCGATGGCGTGACCGGCTTTGCCTTCTGCATATCAATCCGGGCGACAAAAGAGGCGATCTGCGCATCATCGAGGAGCCAGTCCACCGGGGTGGGATGATCATCCGGGTCGGCCACATATCTATCCCTCAGATGGTAGGCGATCTTGGACGCTTCGGCGAGAACATGAATACGATCCACGGCATTCATCGCCGCCAGATCAACATGCTCCATCATCCGGGTCAGAACGAGGGCCGCAACACCCTGCCCGTTCGGCGGGCATTCCCAGATCGTGTAGCCTTTGTATTCTGCCCGAACCGGTTGAACAAATTCCGCATCGGCGGAGGTGAAATCCTCCTCACGATGAAATCCGCCCATGCGCTGAAGCTTGGCCAGCATGTCTTCCATCACGGGGCCTTTATAGAAACCGTCACGTCCGTGCTGCTGTATCCTTGCCAGCGCTTCGGCAAGACGTGGATGGGTGAAAATCTCCCCCTCCCGGTAGGCTTGGCCATCTTTCAGATACTGCGCGGCAGCATCACTATCCTCAATAACATTTTCCACATGGAGGCCCCAGTCACGGGCGACGCGATCATGAACAGGGATCCCGTTTTTGGCGTAATCCACGGCAGGGGCAAAAAGCCGGTCCCAGTCCAGCCGGCCATATTTTTCGTGAAGACGACTCCAGGCCGCGACGGCACCCGGAACGGTCACCGCATGCGGGCTGTGACGCGGTATCATGTCAAGCCCCTCTTGCCTCAAGGCTTCGGCCGTAATGGCGCGAGGCGCACGACCAGAGCCGTTCAGCGCTTCGATATTGGCGGATCCATCCCCCGAGACAAGGGCAAAGCAATCACCGCCAATGCCGGTCATGTGAGGTTCGGCAACCGAAAGCAGCGCTGCTGCCGTGATCGCCGCATCAATCGCGCTGCCACCTTCTGCAAGAATCCTGAGCCCGGCGGCGGTCGCCATCGGATGCGAGGTGGTGATCGCGGCATTGCGGGCGCGGACTGCGGAACGGCCGGGGGATGAAAAATTTCGCATCCTGAATATCCTCAAGAACAACCCTGGCCGCCGGTCTATCCAGTATCATTGAGGCGAACCGGAATAAGGGACCAAGATATTGATGGTGCGGATGGAGGGACTTGAACCCCCACGCCTCTCGGCACCAGAACCTAAATCTGGCGTGTCTACCAATTTCACCACATCCGCAAAGGTTGGCTTTTTTAGCCTAAAACATTGCCCTTTATCAAGCCCCAACCCGATGGAACCAATCAAGGACCTGGAAGCGGGTCAGGGACGGGGTGGAATCTCATCCGGGAAAACATGTTCACCCGATGGGCCACATGGCAACGGAACAACGCTTTCAACAAATTCAAGCGATAGCGGCTCATAAAGATGGGGAAAGGATTGCCCGCCACGTGATTCTTCCCAGACAACCGGCAGACCATCGGTGTGAACCTTGACAAGAACA is a window of Alphaproteobacteria bacterium LSUCC0684 DNA encoding:
- the tpiA gene encoding triose-phosphate isomerase gives rise to the protein MIIAGNWKMNMNRQDSAGLMADLAAYQREAAKQVNMIVFPPAVLIDTVVAANYSGQIAVGGQDCHASLSGAHTGDIAAPMLVEAGCSWVLTGHSERRADHGETSADVAAKAGQAVSCGLKAMICVGETLAERESGAANDVVETQVISSLPEGVAASSVAVAYEPVWAIGTGKVASPGDIELMHAHIRAVLCSVSSEYRDVPILYGGSVKPDNAADIFSLPEVGGALVGGASLKAADFIAIARAAEGR
- a CDS encoding peptidyl-prolyl cis-trans isomerase, which produces MLNSLRTGAKSLPMRIFLITLAVGFAMWGIGDVFRAVSTSDSAIRIGDVNVTPLKVAEEFDRSRRTYFPGANNSEAIASGLLNNIVSEMARRALFVAEGERIGLAVTRKMQKDTLGRETAFLDDAGQFSVIRFQDALSRAGLTETRYLEYINDALMRDQVLTALNIGIVYPASISEELARWRLEHRVVAVGNIPVDIDAVPAPGEAELNAWYAENSSGFDSPDLRYVTAAVLSPDVLMEKVTLSDASLNDAYESRIDTYRSPEERKLRQMIFTDAGDADTARSRLDGGEEFTAIAKDMLSLDGDDTDLGTLSRDDLTEELAEAAFSASEGQWAGPVKTALGHHLILVESVTPATVLSLDDVRAELEDELKREQATDLVYQRVASLEDALASGATIEEAAKSSDAELVIIAGMDRNGRDIDGNTLDGIAGDTLFRQSVWTAEPGQDGLVEEANADTFFVLRLDREEEKRPRDLAEVRIRAIEAMRLETAIRNAREKAEMISSATDPKEAARKAGISLETSTPMRRDGVGFDNADARLIANEAFTLEVDETSYIETGRAAIVIMVEAVTPADEDAVRAETERFQANLGESVAQGVEFTLANGLNGIHDIDVNITSVQQLLLGSGN
- the trpE gene encoding anthranilate synthase component I translates to MQVTPSRDQIHHVLSDTSHGTIMFTQLVADLETPVSAMIKLGADQPYSCLLESVEGGNVRGRFSVIALDPDLIWTCDETSAHRLTPDGEKMGSTSDDPFASLRELIEESSLDIPANLPPMSAGLFGYFGYEMIQFMERIPISNPDTINAPNAMLMRPQIVVIFDRLKDEMTICTPIRKTETGSAEDSWDRAYERLSSTVEALNTPLNQEEKIETTGPLPEYTSNVEKPTFLGMVKKAVEYIKAGDIFQVVLSQRFSVPFTLPPISLYRALRRLNPSPFLILFNMKDMSLVGSSPEILVRLRDGKVTIRPIAGTRPRGKTPEEDANHASDLIADIKERAEHLMLLDLGRNDTGRVSKPGTVRLVDSFTIERYSHVMHIASEVEGEIRDDMDVVDALKAGFPAGTVSGAPKIRAMEIIDELEPCRRGPYGGAAGYISADGDMDTCIVLRTAILKDGMMHAQAGAGIVYDSKPDMEFEETVNKAMALIRAAAEATNMHRETSNN
- a CDS encoding ABC transporter ATP-binding protein, which gives rise to MAEAKKKAAKKSSRKAAAKAKSRPAAKKAAKKSKKAGTSKPTSGYGMGKVDVVMSVDQVAKEAASIAVNAPTIAELEALTGNDVYMTIDKLCAGYGKMQILHDFTLKIGRGQSLCLIGPNGAGKSTVLHSIFGFTNIFSGSIVVDGKNVTNLSPSQKLAQAGIAYILQDKSVFPGMTVEENLLMGGFLKNKPAEAKAAAEMVFDKYSRLAERRDKPAGVLSGGERRLLEISRALVMEPNVLLVDEPSIGLEPRFIDMVFEILDDLQRKDGKTIIMVEQNAKKGLEFADIGYVLVSGETAIADIGNDLLNNPEVGRLFLGG
- a CDS encoding ABC transporter ATP-binding protein codes for the protein MARDIIEVRNVSKSFGGVRANVDISMTVKEGSITGIIGPNGCGKSTLFNSIVGYHPIDEGSISFDGREISKLRVGPIARLGLLRTFQQTRIYSEMNCVDNMQISVSHRKDARDGIFASRKGEILERAENLLEFVGLYSKRNLISGDLSFGQQKLLEFAMALMNEPKVLLLDEPTAGINPTLINGLIDRLKRANEELGITLCVIEHNMRVIMNLAEHIYCLSNGHMLADGKPEDLQNDQRVIDAYLGGH